A genomic window from Elaeis guineensis isolate ETL-2024a chromosome 3, EG11, whole genome shotgun sequence includes:
- the LOC105042181 gene encoding auxin-induced protein 22D, which produces MEGGGSYGSDLDNLKATELRLGLPGTDEPKKLPSMLPRSSKWAILEATKRSSSEIKSVEKDQKPAAKAQIVGWPPIRSYRKNSYQAMKMEAETTGMYVKVSMDGAPYLRKIDLKVYKGYKELREALEDMFKCFSLGEISRMDESNVYEYAITYEDKDGDWMLVGDVPWEMFLSSCKRMRIMKGSEAKGLGSIP; this is translated from the exons ATGGAAGGTGGAGGAAGCTATGGGAGTGATCTCGACAACCTTAAAGCAACCGAGCTAAGGCTTGGGCTGCCGGGGACCGATGAGCCTAAGAAGCTACCATCGATGCTCCCTAGGAGTAGCAAATGGGCAATCTTGGAGGCTACAAAGAGAAGTTCCTCGGAGATCAAGTCAGTTGAGAAAGACCAAAAACCAGCAGCAAA GGCACAAATTGTGGGGTGGCCACCAATCCGATCATATAGGAAGAATAGCTACCAAGCAATGAAGATGGAGGCAGAGACCACTGGAATGTATGTGAAGGTGAGTATGGATGGGGCTCCTTATCTGAGGAAAATTGATCTCAAGGTCTACAAGGGGTACAAGGAGCTCAGAGAGGCCTTGGAGGATATGTTCAAATGCTTTTCCTTAG GTGAGATTTCAAGGATGGACGAAAGCAATGTGTATGAATATGCTATCACGTATGAAGATAAAGATGGGGATTGGATGTTGGTTGGAGATGTTCCATGGGA GATGTTCCTCTCCTCATGCAAAAGAATGAGGATAATGAAAGGATCTGAAGCAAAAGGCTTGGGTTCAATCCCATGA
- the LOC140856200 gene encoding LOW QUALITY PROTEIN: pentatricopeptide repeat-containing protein At3g04750, mitochondrial-like (The sequence of the model RefSeq protein was modified relative to this genomic sequence to represent the inferred CDS: inserted 1 base in 1 codon), protein MWRTELLLSLIYHTHYGLRLCSSAAKISGSSWDPTVSLRLEHPTLILLEKCRNYDHFKQILAQMMRLHLITQTFPMSRLLYFSAVSHPEHLNDAVHLFKHFTPHPNLYIYNIMISALSFSLSQSLNLYTSMLSSFIQIHFRGKADSWSCHHKWIQFKCLSTKLSYEDVSGDWKVGSCSTGIEPDQYTIVGLLMSCGQLRDAHLGKSVHGLIIRRMPFSGWGLILNNALLDMYAKCGEMKTAMEVFDGIDERDETSWNIIIGGFANAGELDIAYRLFSETPFRDLISWNSILAGYARKGDLRTVMKLCGDMLACNIXPDKMTAIALVSAAAETGVLHQGRCVHGWVAKAHGTLDAFLGSALVDMYCKCGDIERSYIVFDLVYERDVTIWTAMITGLAVHGHGIKALELFWKMLEEGVMPNAVTLVAVLTACSHSGLVDQGYKIFEHMKQSYNIEPGIEHYGCLVDLLARSGKLTEAINVIKGMPMKPTRSVWGAILSASKVHQNMEIAEAISGKLLELEPEEEGGYILLSNIYAACGKWNYSDKIRKAMDSRGVKKIAGYSRVIIDGVVTEFISSDKRHLRWAEIYFMLCDLNRVLRAGVEVPFQCLQQIQGLDME, encoded by the exons ATGTG GAGAACTGAATTACTTCTCTCCTTGATTTATCATACTCATTATGGTCTCCGCCTCTGCTCTTCTGCTGCAAAAATCAGTGGAAGCAGCTGGGATCCAACTGTTTCCCTACGCCTTGAGCACCCAACACTTATTCTTCTTGAGAAATGCAGAAACTATGATCATTTCAAACAAATATTGGCGCAAATGATGAGGCTCCACCTTATTACCCAGACTTTTCCCATGAGTAGGCTCCTATATTTCTCTGCAGTTTCTCACCCTGAGCATCTGAACGATGCTGTCCACCTCTTTAAGCACTTCACTCCCCATCCCAATCTGTATATTTACAACATTATGATATCAGCTCTATCTTTCTCATTGAGCCAATCGCTCAACCTTTATACATCTATGCTTTCATCAT TCATCCAAATACACTTCAGAGGTAAAGCAGATTCATGGTCATGTCATCATAAATGGATTCAGTTCAAATGTTTATCTACAAAACTCTCTTATGAAGATGTATCTGGAGACTGGAAAGTTGGCTCTTGCTCAACAG GTATTGAACCTGATCAGTATACCATTGTGGGTCTTCTTATGTCCTGTGGCCAGCTGAGAGATGCACACTTGGGGAAGTCTGTACATGGGTTGATCATACGGAGGATGCCTTTCAGTGGCTGGGGCTTAATCTTGAACAATGCTCTTTTAGATATGTATGCGAAATGTGGGGAGATGAAGACTGCTATGGAGGTGTTTGATGGAATTGATGAGAGGGATGAAACTTCATGGAACATAATTATTGGAGGATTTGCCAATGCTGGTGAATTGGATATTGCCTACAGGCTTTTTAGTGAAACACCTTTCAGGGACCTGATCTCATGGAATTCTATTCTTGCTGGGTATGCTCGTAAGGGGGATCTCAGAACAGTGATGAAACTATGTGGGGACATGCTTGCTTGTAATA AACCTGATAAGATGACCGCCATTGCTTTGGTTTCTGCTGCTGCTGAGACAGGAGTTCTGCATCAAGGGAGATGTGTACATGGTTGGGTAGCAAAGGCACATGGAACTCTGGATGCTTTCCTGGGATCAGCATTGGTAGATATGTATTGCAAATGTGGAGATATTGAAAGATCTTATATTGTTTTTGATTTGGTTTATGAAAGAGATGTTACGATATGGACAGCTATGATCACAGGCCTTGCAGTCCATGGTCATGGAATCAAAGCTTTAGAGTTGTTCTGGAAAATGCTGGAAGAAGGTGTAATGCCAAATGCTGTGACCTTAGTTGCTGTTCTTACTGCTTGTAGTCATTCTGGTTTGGTGGACCAGGGGTATAAAATTTTTGAGCATATGAAACAAAGCTACAATATTGAGCCAGGAATAGAGCACTATGGGTGTCTGGTTGATCTTCTTGCACGATCTGGGAAGCTGACTGAGGCGATAAATGTGATTAAGGGGATGCCAATGAAACCCACTCGGTCTGTTTGGGGAGCTATTTTAAGTGCTAGTAAGGTCCATCAAAATATGGAAATTGCAGAGGCTATTTCTGGAAAGCTGCTAGAGCTGGAGCCTGAGGAAGAAGGTGGCTATATTTTGTTATCCAACATATATGCTGCTTGTGGGAAGTGGAACTATTCTGACAAGATCAGAAAGGCTATGGATAGCAGAGGGGTGAAAAAGATAGCGGGATACAGCAGAGTGATTATTGATGGAGTTGTTACTGAATTTATTTCTTCAGATAAGAGGCATCTGAGGTGGGCTGAGATCTATTTCATGTTATGTGATCTGAACAGAGTATTGAGGGCAGGTGTGGAAGTTCCATTTCAGTGTTTGCAACAGATACAAGGCCTAGACATGGAATGA